From Methylomonas sp. EFPC3, a single genomic window includes:
- the grxC gene encoding glutaredoxin 3, which yields MPEIIIYTTKICPYCTMAKRLLERKGAGYTEINVDAEPGLREQMIEKTQRRTVPQIFIGNRHIGGFDDLQALDRNQELDPLLRD from the coding sequence AAAATTTGCCCTTATTGCACGATGGCGAAACGCTTGCTGGAGCGTAAAGGAGCCGGTTACACCGAAATCAACGTCGATGCCGAGCCGGGCTTGAGAGAGCAGATGATCGAGAAAACCCAACGCCGCACGGTGCCGCAGATATTCATCGGCAATCGCCACATCGGCGGATTTGACGACTTGCAAGCGCTGGACAGAAATCAGGAGCTGGATCCGCTACTGCGGGATTGA